In a single window of the Flavobacterium sp. W4I14 genome:
- a CDS encoding hypothetical protein (product_source=Hypo-rule applied; cleavage_site_network=SignalP-TM; pfam=PF05426; superfamily=48230; transmembrane_helix_parts=Inside_1_6,TMhelix_7_24,Outside_25_376), translating to MKKIQCLYLIVYFLFFLSSISSAQQKFIHPGILFSDSDLQRIYQAAQDKSSGGYASFELLRGNPLASSDYKMKGPFRVISRDGEFGNTKSLMEADFSSAYLNSLMWIATRDQKHAEKAIAILLSYADSLQRIPATNDAPLLVGLEGTKIINALEILKHNFKRADPGKLERIARMVTVIFLPVCEQFYASPAYTNGNWGPIVTKFYLSAAIYLDDQKMYDKAVRFYLHANDNGTIANYVDGETGQIQESGRDQGHSQLGIGAMATICEIAWKQGDDLYGALDNRLLKGFEYTASYNLGNQVPFKKWKDITGKYSDWEQISVMGRGRFIPIYQMVYNHYVRRKGLSMPFTQQVIAKMGAEGYDRDQPGFGGLLYLGSK from the coding sequence ATGAAAAAAATACAGTGCCTTTATTTAATAGTTTATTTTCTGTTTTTTTTAAGTTCCATTTCATCAGCACAGCAGAAATTCATACACCCTGGTATCCTCTTTTCGGACTCAGATCTACAAAGGATATATCAAGCCGCTCAGGATAAAAGTTCGGGCGGTTACGCATCTTTTGAGCTATTAAGGGGTAATCCACTGGCTAGCTCAGACTATAAGATGAAAGGGCCGTTCAGGGTAATATCCAGGGATGGGGAGTTCGGGAATACCAAGAGCCTGATGGAAGCAGACTTCAGCTCGGCTTATCTTAACAGCCTGATGTGGATAGCTACGCGCGATCAAAAACATGCTGAAAAGGCCATTGCAATATTGCTGAGTTATGCAGATTCCCTGCAGCGCATTCCAGCTACCAACGATGCACCATTATTGGTCGGATTGGAAGGAACCAAGATTATCAATGCCCTGGAAATCCTAAAACACAATTTTAAAAGGGCTGATCCCGGAAAGCTTGAGCGGATAGCCCGCATGGTAACAGTGATTTTTTTGCCAGTATGTGAGCAGTTTTATGCAAGTCCTGCTTATACAAATGGAAATTGGGGACCCATAGTAACAAAATTCTACCTCTCGGCCGCAATCTATCTTGATGATCAGAAAATGTATGATAAAGCTGTACGTTTTTATCTCCATGCCAACGATAATGGTACCATAGCTAACTATGTGGACGGGGAAACCGGACAGATCCAGGAAAGCGGTAGAGACCAGGGGCATTCCCAGTTAGGGATCGGGGCGATGGCCACTATTTGTGAGATCGCATGGAAACAAGGGGATGACCTTTATGGTGCGCTTGATAACCGGCTGTTAAAAGGATTTGAATATACCGCCAGCTATAACCTCGGCAACCAGGTTCCGTTTAAAAAATGGAAGGATATTACCGGAAAATATAGTGATTGGGAACAGATATCCGTTATGGGAAGGGGAAGATTTATTCCTATCTACCAAATGGTTTATAACCATTATGTACGCAGAAAAGGGCTTTCAATGCCGTTTACCCAGCAGGTAATAGCAAAAATGGGGGCAGAAGGCTATGACCGGGACCAACCAGGCTTTGGCGGCTTACTTTACCTTGGCAGCAAATAA
- a CDS encoding hypothetical protein (product_source=Hypo-rule applied; pfam=PF05426; superfamily=48230; transmembrane_helix_parts=Inside_1_15,TMhelix_16_35,Outside_36_400): MYSLNVYTSLIRYDKWMLTLIISFFYMVNAYGQVLKLEKPVVYHPKPFTHPGLLHSDTDLQRMKDMVALGREPWKSAFEKFRSHPWSSASWEPHAVQHVERSLLIGAGKNIGNLEKDVCAAYQNAVMWSVTGDEAHAKTAIKIINAWSETFKVFDGTDVELGAGLNVFKMASAAEIMRATYPKWKQEDIEKCKVMFRDVFYPPIQYFALWAHGNWDLACMKGMMAIAVFNDDHEMFDRTVDFYYKGPGNGSLLHYIVNEEGQGQESGRDQPHSMLGIGHLAEMCEIGWNQGMDMYSFAQNRLLKGFEYTARYNLGEDVPFQPYTDISGRFPADKISTNGRGNLRSIFEQVYNHYAFRIKGIPADQYRYTKQAADKLRPEGAGFNADNAGFGTLFFSLPRP; encoded by the coding sequence ATGTACAGTTTAAATGTTTATACCAGTTTAATCCGCTACGATAAATGGATGTTAACCTTAATCATATCCTTTTTCTATATGGTGAATGCTTACGGGCAGGTGCTAAAATTGGAAAAGCCGGTTGTCTACCACCCCAAGCCTTTTACCCATCCTGGCCTGTTGCATTCAGACACTGATCTCCAGCGGATGAAAGATATGGTTGCCTTGGGTAGAGAACCATGGAAGAGTGCATTTGAGAAATTCAGATCGCATCCATGGTCAAGCGCTTCCTGGGAACCTCATGCCGTCCAGCATGTAGAGCGTAGCTTGCTAATTGGTGCCGGCAAAAATATCGGGAACCTGGAGAAAGATGTTTGTGCCGCTTATCAAAATGCAGTGATGTGGTCTGTTACTGGCGATGAAGCCCATGCCAAAACTGCCATAAAAATTATCAATGCCTGGTCTGAAACCTTTAAGGTGTTTGATGGAACAGATGTGGAGTTAGGGGCTGGACTAAATGTTTTTAAGATGGCAAGTGCCGCAGAAATCATGCGTGCTACCTATCCAAAATGGAAACAGGAAGACATCGAAAAATGCAAAGTGATGTTCAGGGATGTGTTTTATCCTCCGATCCAATATTTTGCGCTTTGGGCCCACGGTAACTGGGATCTTGCCTGCATGAAAGGCATGATGGCTATTGCCGTTTTTAATGATGATCATGAAATGTTCGATCGCACGGTTGATTTTTACTACAAGGGTCCTGGAAATGGTAGCCTTTTGCATTATATCGTAAATGAAGAGGGCCAGGGGCAGGAGAGCGGAAGAGATCAGCCACACAGTATGCTCGGGATCGGCCACCTGGCAGAAATGTGCGAAATTGGATGGAACCAGGGAATGGACATGTACAGTTTTGCACAGAACAGGTTGCTCAAAGGCTTTGAGTATACGGCCCGTTATAATCTCGGAGAAGATGTGCCTTTTCAGCCTTATACCGACATCAGCGGTAGGTTCCCGGCCGATAAAATATCAACCAATGGAAGGGGTAACCTCCGTTCGATCTTTGAACAGGTATACAACCATTATGCTTTTCGCATAAAAGGTATACCCGCAGATCAGTACCGTTATACTAAACAGGCTGCAGATAAACTTAGACCGGAAGGTGCAGGATTCAATGCCGATAATGCAGGTTTTGGAACACTTTTCTTTTCCCTACCGCGGCCGTAA
- a CDS encoding hypothetical protein (product_source=Hypo-rule applied; pfam=PF04616; superfamily=75005; transmembrane_helix_parts=Inside_1_12,TMhelix_13_35,Outside_36_347), translating into MKLHKMRMNHAGKCLFRFAIVLFALLYTATGMAQQRKSILPGELWPDDKGNHIQAHGGGITKVKDTYYWYGEERRQGLDSNYRYVSCYSSKNLMNWKFRGDVFKMTDPDSLGKKWVLERPKVYHNIKTGKYIMYMHVDGQVKGQKGNYSYARVGVAIGDSPTGPYKFVRTFRPLGQESRDIGQFIDDDGSAYLIFEDRPVKGFHIAKLSEDYLDVEKDVCIIKAPLEGGAVVKYNGLYYAIGSALTSWNPNPNKYATAKSLEGPWSEFEDIAPPQTNTYGSQSTFMLKVVGTKSTAVIFVADKWKPRTQWDSRYLWMPLEIGDGKLRLPEPKPWHINVKTGETVFIK; encoded by the coding sequence ATGAAATTACATAAAATGAGAATGAACCATGCAGGCAAGTGTCTGTTCAGATTTGCCATTGTCCTGTTTGCGTTGTTATACACTGCAACAGGTATGGCACAACAGCGAAAATCAATCCTTCCCGGCGAACTTTGGCCAGATGATAAAGGAAATCATATCCAGGCACATGGGGGAGGGATTACTAAGGTGAAAGATACCTATTATTGGTATGGAGAAGAGCGTCGACAGGGACTTGATTCGAATTACAGGTATGTAAGCTGCTACTCGTCAAAAAATCTGATGAACTGGAAATTCAGAGGAGATGTATTTAAAATGACCGATCCTGACAGCCTAGGGAAAAAATGGGTATTGGAGCGCCCAAAGGTTTACCATAACATCAAAACCGGAAAATACATCATGTATATGCATGTCGACGGGCAGGTAAAGGGCCAGAAAGGTAACTATAGCTATGCGCGGGTAGGTGTAGCTATTGGTGATTCTCCAACAGGACCCTACAAGTTTGTTCGTACTTTCCGTCCCTTAGGTCAGGAGAGCCGTGATATAGGCCAGTTTATAGATGATGACGGATCTGCTTATCTTATTTTTGAAGACAGACCGGTTAAAGGCTTCCATATTGCGAAACTTTCTGAAGATTATCTGGATGTTGAAAAAGATGTCTGTATCATTAAAGCACCCCTGGAAGGCGGAGCTGTGGTAAAATATAATGGACTTTATTATGCAATTGGTTCGGCATTGACCAGTTGGAACCCAAATCCCAACAAGTACGCAACTGCTAAATCCCTGGAAGGACCATGGTCCGAATTCGAAGATATTGCCCCACCTCAAACCAATACTTATGGCTCACAATCTACCTTTATGCTTAAGGTTGTTGGTACAAAATCAACTGCTGTAATCTTTGTGGCCGACAAATGGAAACCCCGTACCCAATGGGATTCCCGATACCTTTGGATGCCCCTTGAGATCGGTGATGGCAAACTCAGGCTTCCCGAACCTAAGCCATGGCACATCAATGTTAAAACAGGAGAAACGGTGTTCATAAAATAA
- a CDS encoding hypothetical protein (product_source=Hypo-rule applied; pfam=PF07602,PF13229; smart=SM00710; superfamily=51126) produces the protein MNKIIIFLIFPLLMQFVGKAFEHVPASVPPKSIYVSVSGSDRAEGSVAKPLRTISYAVSRAMPGDRILVSAGVYRESVVFERGGSSERERITLQALNQAKVMIKGSDRKTGWVKGKDKLWKCMLDSSQTGMMLFFNDKKMVNVSTLQECSNALRWTKTLENGKTIIWANFGTSDPNAGLAEISVRNVGISATSGVDYLTIEGIAVSQIFNDYASIYAEQPGAIATKNGKYWNIIGCSISECHAIGISIGITGHVYADANPGRPEFNDYTDLASVGHHKIKGNHVFNCGQAGIFGLIGGTSSTIEDNLIENINQHGGYTGNESAGIRLAMAVDASIVHNLIRRVYGKNGYGVFLGPIFQGARLSRNIVSDSGAGLFYLFKNHGPVLFDNNILAMADTADKDMAGVKMEASEANVFVQNLFYNCSFYNGRQPGRSVSTSNFLPHSLVIKQTIPALDIDHRWYGNLFIGKGAGIAKPAGSEADFNLYADGAIPLSWADLNSLKAKNSFSFRLEHNQKGVELFWKKEALKPMKIPALTAEFLGFFALSKQYIEYPDGKKITIDRDFLNAVGGTLERTPGPFYQGQDLKPRIKLF, from the coding sequence ATGAATAAAATTATCATATTTCTGATTTTTCCCTTACTGATGCAATTTGTGGGGAAAGCTTTTGAACATGTCCCCGCTTCGGTTCCGCCAAAAAGCATTTATGTTTCCGTATCTGGAAGCGATAGGGCTGAGGGGTCGGTAGCAAAACCTTTAAGAACGATCAGTTATGCTGTTTCAAGGGCAATGCCTGGAGACAGAATACTTGTTTCGGCAGGAGTTTACCGTGAATCGGTAGTGTTTGAACGTGGTGGAAGTTCGGAGCGCGAAAGGATTACGTTGCAGGCCTTAAACCAGGCAAAAGTTATGATCAAAGGTTCTGACCGGAAGACAGGCTGGGTAAAGGGTAAAGATAAACTCTGGAAATGTATGCTGGATTCTTCTCAAACCGGGATGATGCTCTTCTTTAATGATAAAAAAATGGTCAATGTGTCCACCCTTCAGGAGTGCAGTAATGCGCTGCGGTGGACTAAAACCCTGGAAAATGGAAAAACGATAATCTGGGCAAATTTTGGTACATCTGATCCCAATGCCGGGCTAGCGGAAATTTCGGTCAGAAATGTCGGGATCAGTGCCACGTCTGGTGTAGATTATCTTACCATTGAAGGGATTGCTGTCAGTCAGATTTTTAACGATTATGCCTCTATTTATGCAGAACAGCCAGGCGCAATAGCTACCAAAAATGGAAAGTACTGGAATATAATAGGCTGTTCAATCAGCGAATGCCACGCTATAGGCATTTCGATAGGCATAACTGGGCATGTTTATGCAGATGCTAATCCAGGAAGACCGGAGTTTAACGATTATACAGATCTGGCTTCGGTCGGGCATCACAAGATCAAAGGAAACCATGTTTTCAATTGTGGACAGGCCGGTATTTTTGGGTTAATTGGTGGCACTTCGAGCACTATCGAAGATAACCTGATAGAGAACATTAACCAGCATGGCGGTTATACAGGCAATGAATCTGCAGGTATCCGGTTGGCCATGGCGGTTGATGCCTCCATTGTGCATAACCTGATCCGCAGGGTTTATGGAAAAAATGGCTATGGTGTATTCTTAGGACCAATTTTTCAGGGTGCCCGTTTGTCAAGGAATATTGTTTCAGATAGTGGTGCCGGACTGTTTTACCTGTTTAAAAACCATGGGCCTGTTCTGTTCGACAACAATATACTTGCAATGGCAGATACTGCAGATAAAGATATGGCAGGCGTAAAAATGGAGGCATCAGAGGCAAATGTTTTTGTTCAGAACCTTTTCTATAACTGTAGCTTCTACAATGGTCGGCAACCTGGGAGATCGGTATCAACCTCAAATTTTTTGCCGCATAGCCTGGTAATCAAACAGACAATCCCTGCACTGGATATCGACCACCGCTGGTATGGCAATCTTTTTATTGGCAAAGGCGCAGGCATAGCAAAGCCAGCAGGAAGTGAAGCAGATTTTAACCTTTATGCAGATGGGGCCATTCCGCTAAGCTGGGCCGATCTGAATAGCTTAAAAGCCAAAAATAGTTTTTCCTTTCGCTTGGAACACAACCAGAAAGGGGTAGAATTATTTTGGAAAAAGGAAGCACTAAAGCCAATGAAAATTCCGGCGCTAACAGCTGAATTTTTAGGTTTTTTTGCGCTAAGCAAGCAGTATATAGAGTATCCTGATGGAAAAAAGATAACCATTGACAGGGATTTCCTCAATGCGGTGGGCGGAACTTTAGAAAGAACTCCCGGGCCTTTTTACCAAGGGCAGGACCTTAAACCAAGAATAAAATTATTTTAA
- a CDS encoding RNA polymerase sigma factor (sigma-70 family) (product_source=TIGR02937; cath_funfam=1.10.10.10,1.10.1740.10; cog=COG1595; pfam=PF04542,PF08281; superfamily=88659,88946; tigrfam=TIGR02937), producing MMTEKLIALWEGTLAGNERDYAQLHAKLYPKLFVFTTRMLDDDDLVNDLLQDLFIKFWENREKIGTIRNVEAYFYRSARSIVLNHIRLTKHRENKLTLMPAPSLVFSAEEIMVSNESDSLMKQQMLTALNSLPAKQREILTMRFYDELSYPQIADILKIRYQSVINHVYRAVQTLRQVSDLSSVYAA from the coding sequence ATGATGACTGAGAAATTGATTGCACTATGGGAAGGAACACTGGCGGGAAATGAGCGGGATTATGCACAACTGCATGCAAAACTTTATCCAAAGCTTTTCGTTTTTACAACCAGAATGTTGGACGATGATGATCTGGTAAATGATCTTTTACAAGACCTTTTTATTAAGTTTTGGGAGAACAGAGAAAAAATCGGAACGATCAGGAACGTGGAAGCCTACTTTTACAGATCTGCCCGGTCGATTGTACTTAACCATATCCGTCTCACCAAACACCGCGAAAATAAGCTAACCTTAATGCCCGCTCCAAGCTTAGTCTTTTCGGCAGAGGAGATCATGGTATCTAATGAATCAGATTCGTTGATGAAGCAACAGATGTTAACGGCGCTCAATTCGCTTCCTGCCAAACAGCGGGAAATACTTACCATGCGTTTTTATGATGAGCTTAGCTATCCACAGATTGCCGACATCCTTAAGATCCGTTATCAGTCAGTAATAAACCATGTTTACCGTGCGGTACAAACGCTTCGACAGGTCTCAGACCTTTCATCCGTTTATGCAGCTTAA
- a CDS encoding hypothetical protein (product_source=Hypo-rule applied), with protein sequence MTVDFKEINGLEVSSFRAECDVVENHEVLSKAKFN encoded by the coding sequence ATGACAGTAGATTTTAAGGAGATAAACGGTCTCGAAGTATCATCATTTCGAGCGGAGTGCGACGTAGTCGAGAACCACGAAGTGCTCAGTAAAGCTAAATTTAACTAG